A single region of the Triticum dicoccoides isolate Atlit2015 ecotype Zavitan chromosome 2B, WEW_v2.0, whole genome shotgun sequence genome encodes:
- the LOC119363496 gene encoding protein RRP6-like 3 isoform X2 translates to MHTVNLKSRAALAAAAACFAFLAAAALLHRRRRRGISPTSPRRVEERRSRRARRACEEEEKPQGRFKRVLADNSYSPFKHLRRQGADQAVDGHPDEAKPQLQESSQKMHPFEDEITSLLDNPTRYSTFCNFTPSSQCPGMSNSYNWVNTKAQLEHLAGLLGEEKAFGVDTEQHSFRSFLGYTALVQISTQNEDYLIDTIALHDVMGILQPVFASPSICKIFHGADNDVLWLQRDFHIYVVNMFDTAKACEVLSKPQKSLAYLLELYCGVTTDKTLQREDWRLRPLTAEMIEYARCDAHYLLNISNCLASELHAKSCDSPDGKINFFLEASRRSNMVCMQLYTKEIECRPGASSAASILSRNVQTHGLDSKKSSEVKDLVRKICAWRDLMARMHDESLRYILSDQAIAALAVRVPKGRTDMCAVIAETEPSASTMHPSLSSPSPVVVAHIEELCYLIEDTTVSMDNLFTTLLGKYKEPSGLCRLSVYNYNLVSQLSLKQTNIFAFASSGEKLSTTPPNKKASRESFIKKFSCKSPVYHNCRIYASDGRLLCYCDRKKLEWYIQRDLAKLVEDNPPGIMLLFEPKGRPEDEDNEFYIQSKKNICVGCGEKSHYIRYRIIPSCYRMHFPEHLKSHRSHDIVLLCVDCHEIAHSAAEKYKRRLAEELGIPLFVQKIVNSGDRSLITDASVSEDKLNEKGVSPLLLRTAAMALLRHGSTMPSKRCEELMQIVKSYYGGRDVTSEDLEMALLVGMSPNERRRLEKKKGYPHSFRAQTENIIRKSSNKAILEDMGDDSKNRHTLSEQVSEDGNGSSGQQDADGTGCNSQAEDLTVSQRSASLSISMDDSTCDPNKEKLGSDGMQRSSSGTQANGHLDEDPVSSDNSSQAISKNADKKISLLGHGHHGKQVVELLLANGGEEAVHQFCQRWRHVFVEAVHPRYLPSGWNIKHSGRRDFGDFSVYKPSNQEPQPVD, encoded by the exons ATGCACACCGTCAACCTCAAGTCGCGCGCCGCCTTGGCGGCGGCCGCCGCGTGCTTCGCGTTCCTCGCGGCGGCGGCGCTGCTCCATCGCAGGCGTCGCCGAGGTATATCGCCCACCTCGCCTCGCCGCGTCGAGGAGCGGCGCTCCCGCCGCGCGCGCCGTGCCTGCGAAGAGGAGGAGAAGCCGCAGGGCCGGTTCAAGCGCGTGCTCGCGGATAACTCCTACTCCCCCTTCAAGCACCTCCGACGTCAGGGTGCCGACCAGGCTGTTGACGGCCACCCCGACGAGGCCAAGCCGCAATTGCAAG AATCATCACAAAAGATGCACCCATTTGAGGATGAAATTACTTCCTTACTGGACAACCCAACCAGATATTCGACTTTTTGTAACTTCACACCAAGCAGCCAATGCCCAGGAATGAGCAACTCATACAATTGGGTCAATACAAAAGCTCAATTGGAGCATCTGGCTGGATTGTTGGGCGAGGaaaaagcttttggtgttgatacaGAGCAACATAGCTTTCGGTCATTCCTAGGATATACTGCACTTGTGCAG ATATCTACCCAGAACGAAGACTATTTGATAGACACAATTGCGCTACATGATGTGATGGGTATTCTACAGCCAGTTTTTGCCAGTCCGTCCATCTGTAAG ATTTTCCACGGAGCTGACAATGACGTTCTTTGGCTTCAGAGAGATTTCCATATTTATGTTGTGAATATGTTTGATACTGCCAAA GCATGTGAGGTCCTATCAAAGCCACAGAAATCCTTAGCATATTTGCTAGAATTGTATTGTGGAGTGACCACCGACaagacattgcag CGTGAAGATTGGAGATTACGCCCGCTGACAGCGGAAATGATTGAGTATGCCCGTTGTGATGCTCACTATCTGTTGAACATTTCAAATTGTTTGGCATCAGAGCTCCATGCAAAATCCTGCG ATTCTCCCGATGGTAAAATCAATTTTTTCTTGGAGGCTAGCCGTCGGTCAAACATGGTGTGCATGCAACTATATACAAAGGAAATTGAATGTCGTCCAGGAGCTTCCTCTGCAGCATCTATTCTCTCACGAAATGTACAAACTCATGGACTTGATTCCAAGAAATCTAGTGAAGTGAAG GATCTTGTTCGGAAAATTTGCGCATGGAGGGATTTAATG GCTCGCATGCATGATGAAAGCTTGCGGTATATCCTGTCAGACCAGGCTATAGCTGCCCTTGCTGTAAGAGTTCCAAAAGGTCGAACGGACATGTGTGCTGTCATAGCAGAAACTGAGCCAAGTGCTTCAACTATGCATCCTTCCTTGTCGTCACCATCCCCTGTAGTTGTCGCTCACATTGAAGAACTCTGCTATCTGATTGAGGATACCACTGTCAGCATGGATAACTTATTTACAACTTTGCTTGGGAAGTATAAAGAACCAAGTGGGTTATGTCGACTATCAGTTTATAATTATAACCTTGTATCGCAGCTAAGCTTGAAGCAAACAAATATATTTGCTTTTGCATCAAGTGGAGAAAAGTTGTCGACAACACCACCTAACAAAAAGGCTTCCCGGGAATCATTCATTAAAAAGTTTTCATGCAAGTCCCCAGTTTATCACAATTGCAGGATCTACGCTAGTGATGGAAGACTACTTTGCTACTGTGACCGCAAAAAGTTGGAATG GTATATTCAACGGGATTTGGCAAAGTTAGTAGAAGACAATCCTCCGGGAATCATGCTGCTGTTTGAACCTAAGGGTCGTCCCGAGGATGAAGATAATGAATTTTATATTCAGAGCAAGAAAAATATCTGCGTTGGATGTGGAGAAAAGAGCCACTATATCAGATATAGAATAATACCATCTTGCTACAGGATGCACTTTCCGGAGCATCTGAAGAGCCATCGTTCACATGATATTGTACTTCTGTGTGTGGATTGCCATGAAATTGCTCATTCAGCTGCTGAGAAATACAAGAGGCGACTAGCAGAAGAATTGGGAATACCCCTTTTTGTACAAAAAATAGTGAACTCGGGTGATAGAAGTTTAATAACCGACGCATCAGTATCTGAAGATAAATTGAATGAAAAGGGTGTGTCCCCTTTGCTGCTGAGGACTGCTGCAATGGCCCTTCTGCGGCATGGATCCACTATGCCTTCGAAAAGATGTGAAGAGCTAATGCAG ATTGTGAAGTCATACTACGGTGGTAGGGACGTGACTTCCGAAGACCTGGAGATGGCATTACTGGTAGGTATGAGCCCCAATGAGCGAAGGAGACTTGAAAAGAAAAAAGGGTATCCTCATTCTTTTAGAGCTCAGACTGAAAACATTATAAGAAAGAGCAGCAACAAGGCCATCTTAGAAGACATGGGAGATGATTCAAAAAATAGGCATACTTTATCAGAGCAAGTTTCAGAAGATGGGAACGGGAGTAGCGGTCAACAAGATGCTGACGGGACTGGGTGTAATAGCCAGGCTGAAGATTTAACTGTGAGCCAAAGAAGCGCAAGCTTGTCAATCAGTATGGATGATTCTACTTGTGACCCTAACAAGGAGAAGCTTGGGTCAGATGGAATGCAGCGATCAAGCAGCGGAACTCAGGCAAATGGCCATCTCGACGAGGATCCAGTCAGCAGTGATAATTCCAGCCAAGCTATTTCCAAAAATGCTGACAAGAAGATATCACTGCTAGGACACGGGCACCACGGTAAACAAGTGGTCGAGCTTTTGCTGGCCAACGGTGGGGAGGAGGCCGTTCACCAGTTTTGCCAAAGATGGAGGCATGTTTTCGTCGAAGCTGTCCACCCTCGTTATCTACCTTCTGGTTGGAATATAAAGCACAG TGGAAGAAGGGATTTTGGCGACTTCAGTGTGTACAAACCATCCAACCAAGAGCCTCAGCCTGTTGACTGA
- the LOC119363496 gene encoding protein RRP6-like 3 isoform X1 has protein sequence MHTVNLKSRAALAAAAACFAFLAAAALLHRRRRRGISPTSPRRVEERRSRRARRACEEEEKPQGRFKRVLADNSYSPFKHLRRQGADQAVDGHPDEAKPQLQESSQKMHPFEDEITSLLDNPTRYSTFCNFTPSSQCPGMSNSYNWVNTKAQLEHLAGLLGEEKAFGVDTEQHSFRSFLGYTALVQISTQNEDYLIDTIALHDVMGILQPVFASPSICKIFHGADNDVLWLQRDFHIYVVNMFDTAKACEVLSKPQKSLAYLLELYCGVTTDKTLQREDWRLRPLTAEMIEYARCDAHYLLNISNCLASELHAKSCDSPDGKINFFLEASRRSNMVCMQLYTKEIECRPGASSAASILSRNVQTHGLDSKKSSEVKDLVRKICAWRDLMARMHDESLRYILSDQAIAALAVRVPKGRTDMCAVIAETEPSASTMHPSLSSPSPVVVAHIEELCYLIEDTTVSMDNLFTTLLGKYKEPSGLCRLSVYNYNLVSQLSLKQTNIFAFASSGEKLSTTPPNKKASRESFIKKFSCKSPVYHNCRIYASDGRLLCYCDRKKLEWYIQRDLAKLVEDNPPGIMLLFEPKGRPEDEDNEFYIQSKKNICVGCGEKSHYIRYRIIPSCYRMHFPEHLKSHRSHDIVLLCVDCHEIAHSAAEKYKRRLAEELGIPLFVQKIVNSGDRSLITDASVSEDKLNEKGVSPLLLRTAAMALLRHGSTMPSKRCEELMQIVKSYYGGRDVTSEDLEMALLVGMSPNERRRLEKKKGYPHSFRAQTENIIRKSSNKAILEDMGDDSKNRHTLSEQVSEDGNGSSGQQDADGTGCNSQAEDLTVSQRSASLSISMDDSTCDPNKEKLGSDGMQRSSSGTQANGHLDEDPVSSDNSSQAISKNADKKISLLGHGHHGKQVVELLLANGGEEAVHQFCQRWRHVFVEAVHPRYLPSGWNIKHRASSVQWKKGFWRLQCVQTIQPRASAC, from the exons ATGCACACCGTCAACCTCAAGTCGCGCGCCGCCTTGGCGGCGGCCGCCGCGTGCTTCGCGTTCCTCGCGGCGGCGGCGCTGCTCCATCGCAGGCGTCGCCGAGGTATATCGCCCACCTCGCCTCGCCGCGTCGAGGAGCGGCGCTCCCGCCGCGCGCGCCGTGCCTGCGAAGAGGAGGAGAAGCCGCAGGGCCGGTTCAAGCGCGTGCTCGCGGATAACTCCTACTCCCCCTTCAAGCACCTCCGACGTCAGGGTGCCGACCAGGCTGTTGACGGCCACCCCGACGAGGCCAAGCCGCAATTGCAAG AATCATCACAAAAGATGCACCCATTTGAGGATGAAATTACTTCCTTACTGGACAACCCAACCAGATATTCGACTTTTTGTAACTTCACACCAAGCAGCCAATGCCCAGGAATGAGCAACTCATACAATTGGGTCAATACAAAAGCTCAATTGGAGCATCTGGCTGGATTGTTGGGCGAGGaaaaagcttttggtgttgatacaGAGCAACATAGCTTTCGGTCATTCCTAGGATATACTGCACTTGTGCAG ATATCTACCCAGAACGAAGACTATTTGATAGACACAATTGCGCTACATGATGTGATGGGTATTCTACAGCCAGTTTTTGCCAGTCCGTCCATCTGTAAG ATTTTCCACGGAGCTGACAATGACGTTCTTTGGCTTCAGAGAGATTTCCATATTTATGTTGTGAATATGTTTGATACTGCCAAA GCATGTGAGGTCCTATCAAAGCCACAGAAATCCTTAGCATATTTGCTAGAATTGTATTGTGGAGTGACCACCGACaagacattgcag CGTGAAGATTGGAGATTACGCCCGCTGACAGCGGAAATGATTGAGTATGCCCGTTGTGATGCTCACTATCTGTTGAACATTTCAAATTGTTTGGCATCAGAGCTCCATGCAAAATCCTGCG ATTCTCCCGATGGTAAAATCAATTTTTTCTTGGAGGCTAGCCGTCGGTCAAACATGGTGTGCATGCAACTATATACAAAGGAAATTGAATGTCGTCCAGGAGCTTCCTCTGCAGCATCTATTCTCTCACGAAATGTACAAACTCATGGACTTGATTCCAAGAAATCTAGTGAAGTGAAG GATCTTGTTCGGAAAATTTGCGCATGGAGGGATTTAATG GCTCGCATGCATGATGAAAGCTTGCGGTATATCCTGTCAGACCAGGCTATAGCTGCCCTTGCTGTAAGAGTTCCAAAAGGTCGAACGGACATGTGTGCTGTCATAGCAGAAACTGAGCCAAGTGCTTCAACTATGCATCCTTCCTTGTCGTCACCATCCCCTGTAGTTGTCGCTCACATTGAAGAACTCTGCTATCTGATTGAGGATACCACTGTCAGCATGGATAACTTATTTACAACTTTGCTTGGGAAGTATAAAGAACCAAGTGGGTTATGTCGACTATCAGTTTATAATTATAACCTTGTATCGCAGCTAAGCTTGAAGCAAACAAATATATTTGCTTTTGCATCAAGTGGAGAAAAGTTGTCGACAACACCACCTAACAAAAAGGCTTCCCGGGAATCATTCATTAAAAAGTTTTCATGCAAGTCCCCAGTTTATCACAATTGCAGGATCTACGCTAGTGATGGAAGACTACTTTGCTACTGTGACCGCAAAAAGTTGGAATG GTATATTCAACGGGATTTGGCAAAGTTAGTAGAAGACAATCCTCCGGGAATCATGCTGCTGTTTGAACCTAAGGGTCGTCCCGAGGATGAAGATAATGAATTTTATATTCAGAGCAAGAAAAATATCTGCGTTGGATGTGGAGAAAAGAGCCACTATATCAGATATAGAATAATACCATCTTGCTACAGGATGCACTTTCCGGAGCATCTGAAGAGCCATCGTTCACATGATATTGTACTTCTGTGTGTGGATTGCCATGAAATTGCTCATTCAGCTGCTGAGAAATACAAGAGGCGACTAGCAGAAGAATTGGGAATACCCCTTTTTGTACAAAAAATAGTGAACTCGGGTGATAGAAGTTTAATAACCGACGCATCAGTATCTGAAGATAAATTGAATGAAAAGGGTGTGTCCCCTTTGCTGCTGAGGACTGCTGCAATGGCCCTTCTGCGGCATGGATCCACTATGCCTTCGAAAAGATGTGAAGAGCTAATGCAG ATTGTGAAGTCATACTACGGTGGTAGGGACGTGACTTCCGAAGACCTGGAGATGGCATTACTGGTAGGTATGAGCCCCAATGAGCGAAGGAGACTTGAAAAGAAAAAAGGGTATCCTCATTCTTTTAGAGCTCAGACTGAAAACATTATAAGAAAGAGCAGCAACAAGGCCATCTTAGAAGACATGGGAGATGATTCAAAAAATAGGCATACTTTATCAGAGCAAGTTTCAGAAGATGGGAACGGGAGTAGCGGTCAACAAGATGCTGACGGGACTGGGTGTAATAGCCAGGCTGAAGATTTAACTGTGAGCCAAAGAAGCGCAAGCTTGTCAATCAGTATGGATGATTCTACTTGTGACCCTAACAAGGAGAAGCTTGGGTCAGATGGAATGCAGCGATCAAGCAGCGGAACTCAGGCAAATGGCCATCTCGACGAGGATCCAGTCAGCAGTGATAATTCCAGCCAAGCTATTTCCAAAAATGCTGACAAGAAGATATCACTGCTAGGACACGGGCACCACGGTAAACAAGTGGTCGAGCTTTTGCTGGCCAACGGTGGGGAGGAGGCCGTTCACCAGTTTTGCCAAAGATGGAGGCATGTTTTCGTCGAAGCTGTCCACCCTCGTTATCTACCTTCTGGTTGGAATATAAAGCACAG AGCATCTTCTGTGCAGTGGAAGAAGGGATTTTGGCGACTTCAGTGTGTACAAACCATCCAACCAAGAGCCTCAGCCTGTTGA